The following are encoded together in the Salvia hispanica cultivar TCC Black 2014 chromosome 6, UniMelb_Shisp_WGS_1.0, whole genome shotgun sequence genome:
- the LOC125195826 gene encoding leucine aminopeptidase 2, chloroplastic-like: protein MVTLRLVSSVSLTLLTAADPSSSIFVKLTLTPFSSKRMAHSIARATLGLTQPNKIDPPKISFAAKDADLVEWKGDLLAVGVTEKDLVRDDNSKFKNSLLQKLDSKLQGLLSEASAEEEFTGKTGQSTVLRLPGLGAKRVGLIGLGSGASATSTYRILGEATAAAAKSARATNVAITLASPEGIPAELKLTSASAIASGAVLGTFDDIRFKSEPKQATLKSVDIIGLGTGPEIEKKLKYAGDVCSGVILGKQLVNAPANVLTPGVLAGEAEKIASEHSDVLSAKILNVEQCIELKMGSYLGVAAASTNPPHFIHLCYKPPNGEVKNKLALVGKGLTFDSGGYNIKTGPGCSIELMKVDMGGAAAVLGAAKALGQIKPAGVEVHFIVAACENMISGTGMRPGDIITASNGKTIEVNNTDAEGRLTLADALVYACNQGVGKIVDLATLTGACIVALGPSIAGVFTPSDELAKEVVGASEAGGEKLWRMPLEESYWESMKSGVADMVNTGGRQGGSITAALFLKQFVDEKVQWMHIDMAGPVYSDKKKGATGFGISTLVEWVLKNSS from the exons ATGGTCACTCTGAGACTAGTATCTTCCGTTTCCTTAACTCTTCTCACTGCCGCCGATCCTTCTTCCTCCATTTTCGTCAAATTGACCTTGACGCCCTTCTCTTCAAAGCGCATGGCGCACTCAATTGCTCGCGCCACTCTTGGCCTCACCCAGCCCAACAAGATCGACCCTCCAAAG ATCTCATTTGCTGCAAAAGATGCTGATTTGGTAGAATGGAAGGGGGATTTACTAGCTGTGGGTGTCACAGAGAAGGACTTAGTTCGAGACGACAACTCCAAGTTCAAGAACTCACTTCTTCAGAAACTAGATTCCAAATTACAAGGATTGTTGTCTGAAGCTTCAGCTGAGGAAGAGTTCACTGGAAAGACTGGCCAGTCGACTGTTCTTCGACTTCCTGGTCTTGGTGCCAAGAGAGTTGGCTTGATTGGACTCGGCTCAGGTGCATCAGCAACATCAACGTATCGCATCCTTGGCGAGGCCACTGCTGCGGCTGCCAAGTCTGCTCGCGCGACCAATGTTGCCATTACTCTTGCTTCCCCTGAAGGGATCCCTGCAGAATTGAAGCTCACCAGTGCTTCAGCTATAGCATCAG GAGCTGTGTTGGGCACCTTCGATGATATTAGGTTCAAGTCAGAGCCAAAGCAGGCGACTCTCAAGTCGGTGGATATCATTGGTCTTGGTACCGGACCTGAGATTGAAAAGAAACTCAAATATGCCGGAGATGTTTGTTCCGGCGTCATCCTAGGGAAGCAACTTGTAAATGCTCCAGCTAATGTTCTCACTCCAG GAGTGCTTGCCGGGGAAGCCGAGAAGATTGCTTCGGAGCACAGTGATGTATTGTCAGCAAAGATATTGAATGTGGAGCAATGCATAGAGTTGAAAATGGGTTCCTACTTAGGTGTTGCTGCAGCATCGACTAATCCTCCTCACTTCATCCATTTATGCTACAAGCCACCAAATGGAGAAGTAAAAAACAAGCTGGCCTTAGTTGGAAAAGGCTTGACCTTTGACAG TGGGGGCTACAACATCAAGACTGGACCCGGATGTTCCATTGAACTCATGAAAGTCGACATGGGGGGTGCAGCAGCAGTACTTGGTGCAGCAAAAGCTCTTGGCCAAATCAAGCCTGCCGGAGTAGAG GTTCACTTCATAGTTGCTGCTTGTGAGAATATGATAAGTGGAACGGGTATGAGACCCGGAGACATCATCACAGCCTCAAACGGAAAGACAATTGAG GTAAACAATACAGATGCAGAAGGCAGACTTACGCTTGCAGATGCTTTGGTGTATGCTTGCAATCAAGGAGTTGGGAAG ATCGTTGATCTTGCTACACTGACAGGGGCCTGCATTGTTGCTCTTGGACCTTCTATTGCTG GTGTATTTACCCCTAGTGATGAGTTGGCGAAAGAGGTAGTAGGCGCCTCAGAGGCTGGTGGGGAAAAACTTTGGAGAATGCCTTTGGAAGAAAGCTATTGGGAATCTATGAAATCAGGTGTGGCTGATATGGTAAATACTGGCGGCCGCCAAGGCGGGTCCATCACTGCAGCTCTCTTCTTGAAGCAG TTTGTCGACGAGAAGGTGCAGTGGATGCATATAGACATGGCTGGGCCTGTTTATAGCGACAAAAAGAAGGGGGCGACAGGGTTTGGCATATCCACACTGGTCGAGTGGGTGCTGAAGAACTCGTCCTAG
- the LOC125192640 gene encoding uncharacterized protein LOC125192640 yields the protein MSVSLTVMTFNLLEDQAEDSPNSWDKRKDLCVTVITSYSPIILCTQQGVKSQLDYLQQCLPGYAQFGISRKGPEDTSDHHCTIFYEKEKVEVLEGGTFWLSESPSVPGSMSWGSTEPCISTWATFQLKGVEPPGFSFQIVNTNMDEFSPRARRRGALLTWQHIASLPPNLPVLYCGGFNTQKESTTGRFLLGRSREHGVVGDMRDAWPNARVRKNVSLIRTYHGFKGDKQGALEFLKLIFRALCLCWDRQTQDLHVDWILFRGRSLIPVSCEVVSDNVDGYYPSSHYPIFAEFMLPRSVRLTETPTQDQS from the exons ATGAGTGTTTCATTGACTGTAATGACCTTTAATCTCCTGGAAGATCAGGCCGAGGACAGCCCTAATTCATGGGATAAGAGGAAAGATTTGTGCGTTACAGTCATCACTAGCTATTCTCCCATCATCCTCTGCACACAGCAAG GGGTGAAGTCACAATTGGACTACCTGCAACAATGCTTGCCTG GTTATGCACAATTTGGAATTTCAAGAAAAGGACCTGAAGATACTTCTGATCACCACTGTACAATCTTTTACGAAAAGGAAAAG GTCGAGGTTCTAGAAGGTGGAACCTTTTGGTTGTCCGAGTCACCTTCAGTTCCCGGGAGCATGTCATGGGGTTCTACGGAGCCGTGTATATCTACATGGGCT ACATTCCAGCTTAAAGGTGTCGAGCCACCGGGCTTTTCGTTTCAGATTGTGAATACCAACATGGATGAATTTAGTCCTCGCGCTCGCAGACGCGGTGCTTTACTCACCTGGCAGCACATTGCTTCATTGCCTCCGAACTTGCCTGTTTTGTACTGTGGAGGGTTCAACACACAAAAGGAATCAACTACAGGCCGTTTTCTTCTTGGAAGATCCAG GGAACATGGTGTCGTTGGTGATATGAGGGACGCTTGGCCCAATGCTCGTGTGAGGAAAAATGTTTCCCTAATTCGCACTTACCATGGATTCAAAG GTGATAAACAGGGAGCTCTTGAATTCTTGAAGCTGATATTTCGAGCTCTTTGTCTGTGCTGGGATCGCCAGACTCAAGACCTGCACGTTGACTGGATTCTCTTCAGAGGCAGGTCGTTGATCCCCGTCTCGTGTGAGGTGGTGAGTGACAACGTCGATGGCTACTACCCTTCGTCCCACTATCCTATATTTGCTGAGTTTATGCTTCCACGCTCAGTGAGGCTGACGGAGACACCTACTCAAGATCAAAGCTAA
- the LOC125192091 gene encoding transcriptional regulator STERILE APETALA-like, producing the protein MSTSSSSPSTQGGDSDYEGPSSSRSRMRSSNGVWPEPFLEALAFQVAVDASRTIGRLAAAQALSNIFQVCSTWRAISRSDLLWQNLARSIWSAGELLARESWREEYIYRHRTSVNFRSRRYEHATLHFIPTDNNNNDDDGLSCRRLALSDHHLAAGFSDGAVHLFHIPTRLHLSTFYPQHRDRLGRFSSAVSGIILSDARLVFATLDGDIHMAAVNTAAPLRRAHLGDVVNDGALVDFAGCHRWWVGLYAGVPGRAFHIWNGETEELLFIGGTMTDPEAVMGWHLLTEMTGIIGRIRVVRGDMAVACTGLRAMVFHLLNQGVVVWEEEFRRGINIVGTFDAYGDTAMIPDARRVAAVRRVGGMEEVCRFTMREGVSFGCMNGGYGVTWGGGVIRVWEIEHGHYLYNFRERIEDCNALIADERFVAACSDDATIHLWDFGAQ; encoded by the exons ATGTcaacttcatcttcatccCCCTCCACTCAAGGAGGAGACAGCGACTATGAAGGCCCCTCATCTTCCCGAAGTAGAATGAGATCAAGCAATGGAGTCTGGCCCGAGCCATTCCTCGAAGCTCTCGCATTCCAAGTTGCCGTTGATGCCTCTCGCACCATTGGCCGCCTTGCCGCTGCTCAAGCTCTCTCCAACATCTTCCAG GTGTGCTCCACGTGGCGAGCCATATCGCGGTCGGATCTTCTGTGGCAAAACCTGGCGCGAAGCATCTGGAGCGCCGGCGAGCTCCTTGCGCGCGAGTCGTGGCGGGAGGAGTACATCTACCGCCACCGTACCTCCGTTAACTTCCGTTCGCGGAGGTACGAGCACGCCACGCTCCACTTCATCCCGAcggacaacaacaacaacgacGACGACGGCCTCAGCTGCCGCCGCCTCGCCCTCTCCGATCACCACCTCGCCGCGGGGTTCTCCGACGGCGCCGTCCACCTCTTCCACATCCCCACCCGCCTCCACCTCTCCACCTTCTACCCGCAGCACCGCGACCGCCTCGGCCGCTTCTCCAGCGCCGTCTCCGGGATCATCCTCTCCGACGCCCGCCTCGTCTTCGCCACCCTCGACGGCGACATCCACATGGCCGCCGTCAACACCGCCGCCCCGCTGCGCCGGGCCCACTTGGGCGACGTCGTCAACGACGGCGCCCTCGTCGACTTCGCCGGCTGCCACCGCTGGTGGGTCGGTCTCTACGCCG GTGTTCCAGGGCGAGCATTTCACATATGGAATGGGGAAACAGAGGAGCTGCTTTTCATCGGTGGCACGATGACCGATCCGGAGGCGGTGATGGGGTGGCATCTGCTGACTGAGATGACCGGAATCATAGGCCGGATCCGGGTGGTGAGAGGGGACATGGCGGTGGCGTGTACCGGGCTTAGGGCTATGGTGTTCCACTTGCTAAACCAAGGGGTGGTGGTGTGGGAGGAGGAGTTTCGGAGGGGGATCAATATTGTGGGCACCTTTGATGCCTACGGCGACACGGCCATGATACCGGATGCGCGGCGCGTGGCGGCCGTGCGTCGGGTGGGTGGCATGGAGGAGGTGTGTAGGTTCACAATGAGAGAGGGGGTTTCATTTGGGTGCATGAATGGTGGGTATGGAGTGACATGGGGTGGAGGGGTGATTAGGGTTTGGGAGATTGAGCATGGTCActatttgtataattttagagagagaattgaagattgcAATGCCCTAATTGCAGATGAGAGGTTTGTGGCTGCATGCAGTGATGATGCTACCATTCATTTGTGGGATTTTGGGGCTCaataa